In the genome of Streptomyces globosus, one region contains:
- a CDS encoding RrF2 family transcriptional regulator, producing the protein MRLTRFTDLALRVLMRLAVAEGDLPTTRDVAAVMEVPYTHTAKVVARLRRLGLVEARRGRGGGLALTAAGRAASVGGVVRELEGAGDVVDCDGETPCPLRGACVLRGALRRAQEAFFAALDPLTVEEMVAAPTGPLLLGISGRGGPADGGPPGGRAEGP; encoded by the coding sequence ATGCGCCTGACCCGATTCACGGACCTGGCCCTGCGCGTCCTGATGCGCCTGGCCGTCGCCGAGGGGGACCTGCCCACCACGCGCGACGTCGCGGCGGTGATGGAGGTCCCGTACACCCACACCGCCAAGGTCGTCGCACGGCTGCGCCGCCTCGGCCTGGTCGAGGCGCGCCGCGGCCGCGGCGGCGGCCTGGCGCTGACCGCGGCCGGCCGGGCCGCCTCGGTGGGCGGCGTGGTCCGCGAACTGGAGGGCGCCGGCGACGTCGTGGACTGCGACGGCGAGACCCCCTGCCCGCTGCGCGGCGCGTGCGTCCTGCGGGGCGCCCTGCGCCGGGCGCAGGAGGCGTTCTTCGCCGCCCTGGACCCGCTGACGGTGGAGGAGATGGTCGCGGCACCGACAGGCCCGCTGCTGCTCGGCATCTCGGGCCGCGGCGGACCGGCGGACGGCGGGCCCCCGGGAGGGCGGGCCGAAGGTCCCTGA
- a CDS encoding family 2B encapsulin nanocompartment shell protein yields MSVQAGSGTEAATPQRSLAPSAARNLATTTKSVPQMQEITSRWLLKMLPWVSVQGGTYRVNRRLSYSVGDGRVEFVKTGSRVEVIPAELAELPLLRTYEDEDVLAELAQRCRQVDFEAGQELTSFGSAADRVFLLAHGRVEQIGPGPYGEDAVLRTVADGAYFGDDCLVDDDAIWEYTARAVTSGTALVLSAQDFRMLADRADSLRAHVDAVRSAPGRHTNDYGEAAIDLSAGHRGEPTLPGTFVDYEARPREYELSLAQTVLRVHTRVADLYNHPMNQTEQQLRLTVEALRERQEHEMVNNPEFGLLHNAEYDQRIQPYGGAPTPDDMDRLLSMRRGSRLFLAHPEAIAAFGRECNRRGLYPDTVDVEGTRVMTWRGVPIFPCNKIPISDARTTSILCMRTGEEESGVVGLHQPGIPDEIEPSTSVRFMGISEQAIISYLVTAYFSAAVLVPDALGVLENVEIARRA; encoded by the coding sequence ATGTCGGTGCAGGCGGGTTCCGGAACCGAGGCCGCGACTCCCCAGCGGAGTCTCGCCCCGTCGGCCGCGCGGAACTTGGCAACCACGACCAAGTCCGTGCCGCAGATGCAGGAGATCACCTCCCGGTGGCTCCTGAAGATGCTCCCCTGGGTGTCCGTGCAGGGCGGCACCTACCGGGTCAACCGCCGCCTGAGCTACTCGGTGGGCGACGGGCGCGTGGAGTTCGTCAAGACCGGGTCCCGGGTCGAGGTCATCCCCGCCGAGCTCGCCGAGCTCCCCCTGCTGCGCACGTACGAGGACGAGGACGTCCTGGCCGAGCTCGCCCAGCGGTGCCGCCAGGTCGACTTCGAGGCCGGGCAGGAGCTGACCTCCTTCGGCAGCGCCGCCGACCGGGTCTTCCTGCTCGCCCACGGCCGCGTCGAGCAGATCGGCCCCGGCCCGTACGGCGAGGACGCGGTCCTGCGGACCGTCGCCGACGGCGCCTACTTCGGCGACGACTGCCTCGTCGACGACGACGCGATCTGGGAGTACACGGCCCGCGCCGTCACCTCCGGCACCGCGCTCGTCCTGTCCGCCCAGGACTTCCGGATGCTCGCCGACCGCGCCGACTCGCTCCGCGCGCACGTGGACGCCGTACGCTCCGCGCCCGGCCGGCACACCAACGACTACGGCGAGGCCGCCATCGACCTCTCCGCCGGCCACCGCGGCGAGCCCACCCTGCCCGGCACGTTCGTCGACTACGAGGCCCGCCCCCGCGAGTACGAGCTGTCCCTCGCGCAAACGGTCCTGCGGGTCCACACCCGCGTCGCCGACCTCTACAACCACCCGATGAACCAGACCGAGCAGCAGCTGCGGCTGACGGTCGAGGCGCTGCGCGAGCGCCAGGAGCACGAGATGGTCAACAACCCGGAGTTCGGGCTGCTCCACAACGCCGAGTACGACCAGCGCATCCAGCCGTACGGCGGCGCGCCCACCCCCGACGACATGGACCGGCTGCTCAGCATGCGGCGCGGCTCCCGGCTCTTCCTCGCCCACCCCGAGGCCATCGCCGCCTTCGGCCGCGAGTGCAACAGGCGCGGCCTGTACCCGGACACGGTCGACGTCGAGGGGACCCGCGTGATGACCTGGCGCGGCGTGCCGATCTTCCCCTGCAACAAGATCCCGATCAGCGACGCCCGCACCACGTCCATCCTGTGCATGCGCACCGGCGAGGAGGAGTCCGGCGTCGTCGGCCTGCACCAGCCGGGCATCCCGGACGAGATCGAGCCGAGCACGTCCGTGCGCTTCATGGGCATCAGCGAGCAGGCGATCATCTCGTACCTGGTCACGGCCTACTTCTCCGCGGCGGTGCTCGTGCCGGACGCGCTCGGCGTCCTGGAGAACGTCGAGATCGCCCGCCGCGCCTGA
- a CDS encoding family 2 encapsulin nanocompartment cargo protein polyprenyl transferase yields the protein MGTTEAVAAGEGQEAAALLEQARGAVDPLLRRAVGSLPGSMRRVAMYHFGWEAADGTAAAGGAGKAIRPALVLAAARALAGPDGAAAADASDAAVRAAVAVELAHNFTLLHDDVIDRDATRRGRPTAWTVFGTADAIITGDAMMALALRLLAEDPHPASAAAAARLAACIVELCAGQQADCAFEQRPQVPLEECLVMATAKTGALLGCSCALGALYAGAGEDEVEAMNAFGREAGLAFQLIDDLIGIWGDPGHTGKPAGADLLARKKSLPVVAALTSGTEAGEELAALYAGPMEGEDVRRAADAVERAGGRDWAQAHAADRMGRAVQQLSRAVPDLGAAGGLLALAEFVTRRTR from the coding sequence ATGGGCACCACTGAGGCGGTCGCGGCCGGCGAGGGGCAGGAGGCCGCGGCCCTGCTGGAGCAGGCGAGGGGCGCGGTCGACCCGCTGCTGCGCCGCGCGGTCGGGAGCCTGCCCGGCTCGATGCGGCGCGTGGCGATGTACCACTTCGGCTGGGAGGCCGCGGACGGCACCGCGGCGGCGGGCGGTGCGGGCAAGGCCATCCGGCCGGCCCTGGTGCTCGCCGCGGCGCGTGCCCTCGCCGGGCCGGACGGCGCGGCCGCGGCCGACGCGTCCGACGCGGCGGTCCGCGCGGCGGTCGCCGTCGAACTGGCCCACAACTTCACGCTGCTGCACGACGACGTCATCGACCGGGACGCCACGCGCCGCGGACGGCCGACGGCCTGGACGGTGTTCGGGACCGCGGACGCGATCATCACCGGCGACGCGATGATGGCGCTCGCCCTGCGGCTGCTCGCGGAGGACCCGCACCCCGCCTCCGCGGCGGCCGCTGCCCGCCTCGCGGCCTGCATCGTCGAGCTGTGCGCCGGGCAGCAGGCCGACTGCGCCTTCGAGCAGCGGCCGCAGGTCCCGCTGGAGGAGTGCCTGGTCATGGCGACGGCCAAGACCGGGGCCCTGCTCGGCTGCTCCTGCGCGCTCGGCGCCCTGTACGCGGGCGCCGGGGAGGACGAGGTCGAGGCGATGAACGCCTTCGGCCGCGAGGCCGGACTGGCCTTCCAGCTGATCGACGACCTGATCGGCATCTGGGGCGACCCCGGGCACACCGGCAAGCCCGCCGGCGCCGACCTGCTCGCCCGCAAGAAGTCCCTCCCCGTCGTGGCCGCCCTGACCTCGGGCACCGAGGCGGGCGAGGAGCTCGCCGCCCTGTACGCGGGCCCGATGGAGGGGGAGGACGTACGCCGCGCCGCCGACGCGGTGGAGCGGGCCGGCGGGCGGGACTGGGCGCAGGCCCATGCCGCCGACCGGATGGGCCGGGCGGTGCAGCAGCTGTCGCGGGCCGTTCCCGACCTGGGGGCGGCGGGAGGGCTGCTGGCGCTGGCGGAGTTCGTCACGCGCCGTACCCGCTGA
- a CDS encoding GNAT family N-acetyltransferase: MVLEIRQADGTDRDAVARLLDEAFRDDPVSCWVFPDAAHRAAVHGKFLGVFVDVALAEGRIDYAADGSAAALWLRVPAGAPEDGGPEGDVPALMRAVADPDNERCELVGRLTGAVHPTSEEHEYLLMIAVSPDRQGEGLGTALMRPVLERCDREGVPAYLEASSERSRRLYERLGWEFTGEAVSLPDGPLMWPMWRKPHPVAEPGA, encoded by the coding sequence GTGGTTCTGGAGATACGGCAGGCGGACGGGACGGACCGCGACGCGGTGGCGCGGCTGCTCGACGAGGCCTTCCGCGACGACCCGGTGAGCTGCTGGGTCTTCCCCGACGCCGCGCACCGGGCCGCCGTGCACGGGAAGTTCCTCGGCGTTTTCGTGGACGTCGCCCTCGCCGAGGGGCGGATCGACTACGCGGCCGACGGGTCCGCCGCCGCACTGTGGCTGCGCGTCCCGGCGGGCGCCCCCGAGGACGGTGGGCCCGAAGGCGACGTGCCGGCCCTGATGCGCGCCGTCGCCGACCCGGACAACGAGCGGTGCGAGCTGGTCGGCCGGCTGACCGGCGCCGTGCACCCGACGTCCGAGGAGCACGAGTACCTGCTGATGATCGCGGTCTCCCCGGACCGGCAGGGCGAGGGCCTGGGCACCGCCCTGATGCGGCCGGTGCTGGAGCGGTGCGACCGGGAGGGCGTGCCCGCGTACCTGGAGGCGAGCAGCGAGCGCAGCCGGCGGCTGTACGAGCGGCTCGGCTGGGAGTTCACGGGCGAGGCGGTGAGCCTGCCGGACGGGCCACTGATGTGGCCGATGTGGCGCAAGCCCCACCCGGTCGCCGAGCCTGGCGCCTGA
- the snpA gene encoding snapalysin has product MRHSRISRKTLLAAAAGLGLATALGVVPSAGAAPVPAGSAATYAAYERSQENQAATKAFFEAVQRSVAEQRAANPGAAVVTVTYNTRYAPSFRTQIARSTQIWNSSVTNVRLQEVSSGGSFSYREGNDPRGSYASTDGHGRGYIFLDYRQNQQYNSTRVTSHETGHVLGLPDHYSGPCSELMSGGGPGTSCTNATPNSAERARVNQLWANGFAASGLDAKG; this is encoded by the coding sequence ATGCGCCACTCCCGCATATCCCGCAAGACCCTGCTGGCAGCCGCCGCCGGCCTCGGCCTCGCCACCGCGCTCGGCGTCGTCCCCAGCGCGGGCGCCGCCCCCGTCCCCGCCGGCAGCGCCGCGACGTACGCCGCCTACGAGCGCTCGCAGGAGAACCAGGCCGCCACCAAGGCCTTCTTCGAGGCCGTGCAGCGCTCGGTGGCCGAGCAGCGGGCCGCGAACCCCGGCGCCGCCGTGGTCACGGTCACGTACAACACCCGCTACGCGCCGAGCTTCCGCACCCAGATCGCCCGCTCCACGCAGATCTGGAACAGCTCGGTGACGAACGTCCGCCTCCAGGAGGTCTCCTCCGGCGGCAGCTTCTCCTACCGCGAGGGCAACGACCCGCGCGGCTCGTACGCGAGCACGGACGGGCACGGCCGCGGCTACATCTTCCTCGACTACCGGCAGAACCAGCAGTACAACTCCACGCGCGTGACCTCGCACGAGACGGGCCACGTGCTGGGGCTGCCCGACCACTACTCGGGCCCCTGCTCCGAGCTGATGTCGGGCGGCGGCCCCGGCACCTCCTGCACCAACGCGACCCCGAACAGCGCCGAGCGGGCCCGGGTGAACCAGCTGTGGGCCAACGGCTTCGCGGCGTCCGGCCTGGACGCCAAGGGCTGA
- a CDS encoding LysR family transcriptional regulator, translating into MELEVRHLRALCAIADAGSLHKAARQLGVSQPSLTTQLRRIERALDGELFLRERTGCRPTPFGRSVLGRARPLLDGMAALVAEARAMASGPRLRLGSTASRALPGWLRRLHRRWPDTETSLFVDVSPNALLRMVASGQLDVAFVHEVEGSPLRVPPGLELRVLVEREPQFVSMSPDHPAARRGVVDLQDLAGDRWTVDPSVDGEWDGLRRVFAAAGLDPPVLHADYHTASSLIVSGEAVAPCQPTSGPRADMAIRPLAGDPLAVRLLLATRPGEHPEAFEDLRAAYLEAAHTSPAYRAWLRRHASPLLAAS; encoded by the coding sequence ATGGAGCTCGAGGTGAGGCACCTGCGCGCGCTCTGCGCCATCGCCGACGCCGGCAGCCTGCACAAGGCCGCCCGGCAGCTCGGTGTGAGCCAGCCCTCCCTGACCACTCAGCTGCGCCGCATCGAACGCGCCCTGGACGGCGAGCTGTTCCTGCGCGAGCGCACCGGCTGCCGGCCCACCCCCTTCGGGCGCAGCGTCCTCGGCCGCGCCCGCCCCCTGCTCGACGGGATGGCCGCCCTCGTCGCCGAGGCCCGCGCGATGGCGAGCGGCCCGCGGCTCCGCCTCGGCTCCACCGCCAGCCGCGCCCTGCCGGGGTGGCTGCGCCGGCTGCACCGCCGGTGGCCCGACACCGAGACCTCCCTGTTCGTCGACGTCTCGCCCAACGCCCTGCTGCGGATGGTCGCTTCGGGCCAGCTGGACGTCGCGTTCGTGCACGAGGTGGAGGGCAGCCCGCTGCGGGTCCCGCCGGGGCTGGAGTTACGGGTCCTCGTGGAGCGGGAGCCGCAGTTCGTCTCGATGTCCCCGGACCATCCCGCGGCCCGCCGGGGCGTGGTCGACCTGCAGGACCTGGCCGGCGACCGGTGGACCGTCGACCCCTCCGTCGACGGCGAATGGGACGGCCTGCGCCGGGTGTTCGCCGCCGCCGGCCTCGACCCGCCCGTGCTGCACGCCGACTACCACACCGCCTCCTCGCTGATCGTCTCCGGCGAGGCCGTCGCCCCCTGCCAGCCCACCTCCGGGCCCCGCGCCGACATGGCCATCCGCCCGCTGGCCGGGGACCCCCTCGCCGTGCGCCTGCTGCTGGCGACGCGGCCGGGCGAACACCCCGAGGCCTTCGAGGACCTCCGCGCCGCCTACCTGGAGGCGGCCCACACCTCACCCGCGTACCGGGCCTGGCTGCGCCGCCACGCGAGCCCGCTGCTCGCCGCCTCGTAG
- a CDS encoding DUF4097 family beta strand repeat-containing protein — MAEQKTWSVGEPQKIAFDAPVAELRVRIAGGTVNVVADEGPARLEVAAVDGPPLYVVQEDGILTVSYEDLPWNGAQGLREWFESKPWKAWSGPAEGRKAWERSATATLTVPAGTRVRVVALGAGAVVSGITGGVDANTVSGDLTLVRLSGAVKAHTVSGSVEAQSVTGELGFRTVSGGLTVVDGAAGRVRADSVSGDMLIDLDPAGSIDVALNSVSGQVAVRLPHPADARVEANTATGGISNGFEELHVSGQMGAKRITGKLGAGSGSLRATTVSGSIALLRRPAGDAPAAPLALDKKVL, encoded by the coding sequence ATGGCAGAGCAGAAGACGTGGTCGGTGGGGGAGCCGCAGAAGATCGCCTTCGACGCCCCGGTGGCCGAGCTGCGGGTCCGCATCGCCGGCGGAACGGTCAACGTCGTCGCCGACGAGGGCCCGGCCCGCCTGGAAGTCGCCGCGGTCGACGGCCCGCCCCTGTATGTCGTCCAGGAGGACGGCATCCTCACCGTCTCCTACGAGGACCTGCCCTGGAACGGGGCCCAGGGCCTGCGCGAGTGGTTCGAGAGCAAGCCGTGGAAGGCCTGGTCCGGCCCCGCCGAGGGCCGCAAGGCCTGGGAGCGCAGCGCCACCGCCACGCTCACCGTCCCGGCCGGCACCCGGGTCCGCGTCGTCGCGCTCGGCGCGGGCGCCGTCGTCTCCGGCATCACCGGGGGCGTGGACGCCAACACCGTCTCCGGCGACCTGACGCTGGTCCGGCTCTCCGGCGCGGTCAAGGCGCACACCGTCTCCGGGAGCGTGGAGGCCCAGTCCGTCACCGGCGAGCTCGGCTTCCGCACCGTCTCCGGCGGCCTCACCGTGGTCGACGGCGCCGCCGGGCGCGTACGGGCCGACTCGGTCAGCGGCGACATGCTGATCGACCTGGACCCCGCCGGCAGCATCGACGTCGCGCTCAACTCCGTCTCCGGGCAGGTCGCGGTCCGCCTGCCGCACCCCGCGGACGCCCGCGTCGAGGCCAACACCGCCACCGGCGGCATCTCCAACGGCTTCGAGGAGCTCCACGTATCCGGCCAGATGGGCGCCAAGCGCATCACCGGGAAGCTGGGAGCGGGCAGCGGAAGCCTGCGCGCCACCACCGTCTCCGGCTCCATCGCCCTGCTGCGCCGCCCGGCCGGGGACGCGCCGGCCGCCCCCCTCGCGCTCGACAAGAAGGTGCTCTGA
- a CDS encoding PadR family transcriptional regulator produces the protein MPPVFAHGRLRLYLLKLLDEAPRHGYEVIRLLEERFQGLYAPSAGTVYPRLAKLEAEGLVTHATEGGRKVYSITDAGRAELAGRGGELADLELEIRESVSELAAEIRDDVRGAAGALRREMLAEASATQTRVEDESWKAAKEEMRRARQEWKDQARRAKDESRRAREEAQQARRQAREAQERAREEVARLAAQLQEQLAKSGGMLGSLAGSWLGGGAGGAAGAGGWGGAAAGAARAGEAPRTAAGGAPAPEAAGWAADVPRTGDPARDLDRLLDRFRDGVRDAARDHGVTAAQLEEAHAHLAAAAARIAAALRPAR, from the coding sequence ATGCCGCCCGTCTTCGCCCACGGCCGACTCCGCCTCTACCTGCTCAAGCTGCTGGACGAGGCGCCGCGCCACGGCTACGAGGTGATCCGCCTGCTGGAGGAGCGCTTCCAGGGCCTGTACGCCCCCTCGGCGGGCACCGTCTACCCGCGCCTGGCCAAGCTGGAGGCCGAGGGCCTCGTCACGCACGCCACCGAGGGCGGGCGGAAGGTGTACTCCATCACCGACGCCGGGCGCGCCGAGCTGGCCGGCCGGGGCGGCGAGCTCGCCGACCTGGAGCTGGAGATCCGCGAGTCGGTCTCCGAGCTGGCCGCGGAGATCCGCGACGACGTGCGCGGCGCGGCCGGCGCGCTGCGCCGGGAGATGCTGGCCGAGGCCTCCGCGACGCAGACCCGCGTCGAGGACGAGTCCTGGAAGGCCGCGAAGGAGGAGATGCGCCGGGCCCGCCAGGAGTGGAAGGATCAGGCCCGCCGCGCCAAGGACGAGAGCCGCCGCGCCCGCGAGGAGGCGCAGCAGGCGCGCCGCCAGGCCAGGGAGGCGCAGGAGCGGGCCCGCGAGGAGGTCGCCCGGCTCGCGGCGCAGCTCCAGGAGCAGCTCGCGAAGTCCGGCGGGATGCTGGGCAGCCTGGCCGGCAGCTGGCTCGGCGGCGGCGCGGGCGGTGCCGCCGGGGCCGGTGGCTGGGGCGGGGCCGCCGCGGGGGCGGCCCGGGCGGGCGAGGCCCCCCGTACGGCCGCTGGGGGCGCACCCGCTCCGGAGGCTGCCGGCTGGGCGGCCGACGTGCCGCGCACCGGCGACCCGGCACGCGACCTGGACCGGCTGCTGGACCGCTTCCGCGACGGCGTCCGCGACGCCGCCCGCGACCACGGCGTCACCGCCGCCCAGCTGGAGGAGGCGCACGCCCACCTGGCGGCGGCGGCCGCCCGCATCGCGGCGGCGCTCAGGCCCGCCCGCTGA
- a CDS encoding zinc-binding dehydrogenase — translation MFAAYAARIDRDQPLSGLELGERPAPAARPGWVTVNVKAASLNHHDLWSLRGVGLGEDKLPMILGCDAAGIDQDGNEVVLHSVIGQSGHGVGPDEPRSILTERYQGTFAEQVSVPAWNVLRKPAELSFEEAACLPTAWLTAYRMLFTNAGVRPGDSVLVQGAGGGVATAAIALGKAAGLRVYATSRDEAKRKRAVELGAADAFEPGARLPHRVDAVIETVGAATWSHSVKSLRPGGTLVISGATSGDRPAHAELTRIFFLELKVVGSTMGSKDELEDLLSFCAATGLRPVIDEVLPLDRAREGFEKLAAGDLFGKVVLTV, via the coding sequence ATGTTCGCTGCCTATGCCGCCCGTATCGACCGTGACCAGCCGCTGAGCGGCCTCGAACTGGGCGAGCGCCCGGCTCCGGCGGCCCGCCCCGGCTGGGTGACCGTGAACGTCAAGGCCGCCTCCCTCAACCACCACGACCTCTGGTCGCTGCGCGGGGTCGGCCTCGGCGAGGACAAGCTCCCGATGATCCTCGGCTGCGACGCCGCCGGCATCGACCAGGACGGCAACGAGGTCGTCCTGCACTCGGTGATCGGCCAGAGCGGCCACGGCGTCGGCCCGGACGAGCCCCGCTCGATCCTGACGGAGCGCTACCAGGGCACGTTCGCCGAGCAGGTGTCGGTCCCCGCCTGGAACGTGCTGCGCAAGCCCGCCGAGCTCTCCTTCGAGGAGGCCGCCTGCCTGCCCACGGCCTGGCTGACGGCGTACCGGATGCTCTTCACCAACGCGGGCGTCCGGCCGGGCGACTCGGTCCTGGTGCAGGGGGCCGGCGGCGGCGTCGCGACCGCCGCCATCGCGCTGGGCAAGGCCGCCGGGCTCCGGGTGTACGCGACCAGCCGGGACGAGGCCAAGCGCAAGCGGGCCGTGGAGCTCGGCGCCGCGGACGCGTTCGAACCGGGCGCCCGCCTGCCGCACCGGGTGGACGCGGTCATCGAGACGGTCGGCGCGGCCACCTGGTCCCACTCGGTCAAGTCGCTGCGCCCCGGCGGCACCCTCGTCATCTCCGGCGCCACGAGCGGGGACCGCCCCGCACACGCGGAGCTCACCCGGATCTTCTTCCTGGAGCTCAAGGTGGTCGGCTCGACGATGGGCTCGAAGGACGAGCTGGAGGACCTGCTGTCGTTCTGCGCGGCGACGGGGCTGCGGCCCGTGATCGACGAGGTGCTGCCGCTGGACCGGGCCCGCGAGGGCTTCGAGAAGCTGGCCGCCGGCGACCTGTTCGGCAAGGTCGTCCTGACCGTCTAG
- a CDS encoding NAD(P)-dependent malic enzyme gives MAAEIVNPRSDSVTDNNPDAVFALHRGGKMAVQATVPVQNKDDLSLAYTPGVAKVCTAIAEQPELVNEYTWKSNVVAVVTDGTAVLGLGDIGPEASLPVMEGKAILFKQFGGVDAVPIALATKDTDEIVETVVRLAPSFGGVNLEDISAPRCFEIERRLQEALDIPIFHDDQHGTAIVTLAALRNAAKLTGRTLGDLRAVISGSGAAGIAIAKILVDAGIGDVCVTDRKGVVSADRADLTDVKAEIAGLTNRTGLTGSLEQALAGADVFIGVSGGTVAEEAVASMAKDSFVFAMANPNPEVHPEVAHKYAAVVATGRSDFPNQINNVLAFPGIFAGALKVRAARITEGMKIAAADAIAGVVGDELAADYVIPSPFDERVAEAVAAAVAAAAKADGVARLG, from the coding sequence GTGGCAGCGGAGATCGTCAATCCTCGCAGCGACAGCGTTACGGACAACAACCCGGACGCGGTGTTCGCACTGCACCGGGGCGGCAAGATGGCCGTTCAGGCCACGGTGCCGGTCCAGAACAAGGACGACCTGTCCCTCGCCTACACGCCCGGCGTGGCGAAGGTCTGCACCGCGATCGCGGAGCAGCCCGAGCTGGTGAACGAGTACACCTGGAAGTCCAACGTGGTCGCGGTCGTCACCGACGGCACGGCCGTGCTCGGACTCGGTGACATCGGGCCCGAGGCCTCCCTTCCGGTGATGGAAGGCAAGGCCATCCTCTTCAAGCAGTTCGGCGGTGTCGACGCGGTCCCGATCGCGCTCGCCACCAAGGACACGGACGAGATCGTCGAGACCGTGGTCCGGCTCGCCCCCTCCTTCGGCGGGGTGAACCTGGAGGACATCTCCGCGCCCCGCTGCTTCGAGATCGAGCGCCGCCTCCAGGAGGCCCTCGACATCCCGATCTTCCACGACGACCAGCACGGCACGGCCATCGTGACGCTGGCCGCCCTGCGCAACGCCGCGAAGCTCACCGGGCGCACGCTCGGCGACCTGCGCGCCGTGATCTCGGGCTCCGGCGCGGCGGGCATCGCCATCGCCAAGATCCTCGTGGACGCCGGCATCGGCGACGTGTGCGTCACCGACCGCAAGGGCGTGGTCTCCGCGGACCGCGCGGACCTGACGGACGTGAAGGCGGAGATCGCCGGCCTGACGAACAGGACCGGCCTGACCGGGTCGCTGGAGCAGGCCCTCGCCGGCGCGGACGTCTTCATCGGAGTCTCGGGCGGCACCGTGGCCGAGGAGGCCGTCGCCTCGATGGCGAAGGACTCCTTCGTCTTCGCCATGGCCAACCCGAACCCCGAGGTCCACCCGGAGGTCGCGCACAAGTACGCGGCCGTCGTGGCGACGGGCCGCTCGGACTTCCCGAACCAGATCAACAACGTGCTGGCGTTCCCCGGCATCTTCGCGGGCGCCCTCAAGGTCCGCGCCGCACGGATCACCGAGGGCATGAAGATCGCCGCCGCCGACGCCATCGCGGGCGTCGTGGGCGACGAGCTCGCCGCCGACTACGTGATCCCGTCGCCGTTCGACGAGCGCGTCGCCGAGGCCGTCGCGGCCGCGGTGGCCGCCGCCGCCAAGGCCGACGGGGTGGCCCGCCTGGGCTGA
- a CDS encoding ABC transporter substrate-binding protein, with protein sequence MTASTTRRTTAARSRIAAVAAIAVSGALILTGCGDQTDKGSSTPSGQAANSSAPLFSKLPKKIQDAGVIKVGTDATYAPMEFTEGGKIVGVDPDIAAAMAKQLGVEFKFESGTFDTLIGSMQTGRSDVVMSSLTDTKARQEGLDDKGNKTGAGVDFVDYFQASTGILVKKGNPEGIKTLDDLCGKKVAVQRGTTYEQSAKDQAEKCKKDGKGELSIESFPTDAEAQTRVKAGGAAADLNDSPVAAYIAKTAGGGNDFEAIANPTDAGFFGIAVDKKNTELRDALQQALDAIIKDGTYKAALDKWNAGSGAVTEAKINAGQ encoded by the coding sequence ATGACCGCAAGCACCACCCGTCGTACGACCGCCGCCCGGTCCCGGATCGCCGCGGTCGCAGCGATCGCGGTCTCCGGCGCCCTGATCCTCACCGGTTGCGGCGACCAGACCGACAAGGGCTCGTCGACGCCGTCGGGCCAGGCGGCCAACAGCAGCGCGCCGCTGTTCTCCAAGCTGCCGAAGAAGATCCAGGACGCCGGCGTCATCAAGGTCGGCACCGACGCCACCTACGCCCCGATGGAGTTCACCGAGGGCGGCAAGATCGTCGGTGTGGACCCCGACATCGCCGCGGCCATGGCCAAGCAGCTCGGCGTGGAGTTCAAGTTCGAGTCCGGCACGTTCGACACCCTGATCGGCAGCATGCAGACCGGCCGCAGCGACGTGGTCATGTCCTCGCTGACCGACACCAAGGCCCGCCAGGAAGGCCTGGACGACAAGGGCAACAAGACCGGTGCGGGCGTCGACTTCGTCGACTACTTCCAGGCCTCCACCGGCATCCTGGTCAAGAAGGGCAACCCGGAGGGCATCAAGACCCTCGACGACCTGTGCGGGAAGAAGGTGGCCGTCCAGCGCGGCACCACCTACGAGCAGTCCGCCAAGGACCAGGCCGAGAAGTGCAAGAAGGACGGCAAGGGCGAGCTCTCCATCGAGTCCTTCCCGACCGACGCCGAGGCCCAGACCCGCGTCAAGGCCGGCGGCGCCGCCGCCGACCTGAACGACTCGCCGGTCGCCGCGTACATCGCGAAGACCGCGGGCGGCGGCAACGACTTCGAGGCCATCGCCAACCCGACGGACGCCGGCTTCTTCGGCATCGCCGTCGACAAGAAGAACACCGAGCTCCGCGACGCCCTCCAGCAGGCGCTGGACGCGATCATCAAGGACGGCACCTACAAGGCCGCCCTCGACAAGTGGAACGCCGGCTCCGGCGCCGTGACCGAAGCCAAGATCAACGCCGGCCAGTGA